From a region of the Dickeya poaceiphila genome:
- the pheT gene encoding phenylalanine--tRNA ligase subunit beta — protein MKFSELWLREWVNPAISSDALSEQITMAGLEVDGVEPIAGTFHGVVVGEVVECAQHPNADKLRVTKVNVGGERLLDIVCGAPNCRQGLKVAVATVGAVLPGDFKIKAAKLRGEPSEGMLCSFSELGISDDHSGIIELPSDAPLGTDIREYLKLDDNTIEISVTPNRADCLGILGVARDVAVLNELVLTAPAIEPVAVTTADRFPIQVEASEACPRYLGRVVKGINVKAATPLWMREKLRRCGIRSIDPVVDVTNYVLLELGQPMHAFDLSRLEGGVVVRMAKEGETLRLLDGTDATLSADTLVIADHQKALAMGGIFGGEHSGVNGETQDVLLECAYFNPLSITGRARRYGLHTDASHRYERGVDPALQHQAIERATRLLLDICGGDAGPVVDVTSEKDLPARATIALRRDKLDRLIGHVISDDKVSDILNRLGCQVTKTADGWQALAPSWRFDMAIEEDLVEEVARVYGYNNIPNIPTHAPLKMTQHREADLTLKRVKTLLVDRGFQEAITYSFVDPKIQSLIHPGEEALILPSPISVEMSAMRLSLWSGLLGAVVYNQNRQQSRLRVFESGLRFVPDQSADLGVRQETMLAGVITGTRYEEHWDLARQTVDFYDLKGDLEAVLALTGKLSALEFRAESHSALHPGQAAAIYLADERIGYIGVIHPELERKLDLNGRTVVFEVLWDKVAERVVPEAADISRFPANRRDIAVVVAESVPAGDVLAECKKVGANQLVGVNLFDVYRGKGVAEGYKSLAISLVLQDTARTLAEEEIAATVAQCVAALKQRFQASLRD, from the coding sequence ATGAAATTCAGTGAACTCTGGTTACGGGAATGGGTTAACCCAGCCATCAGCAGCGATGCCTTATCTGAACAAATTACCATGGCTGGCCTGGAAGTGGATGGCGTTGAACCGATAGCTGGCACGTTCCATGGCGTGGTCGTTGGGGAAGTGGTGGAGTGCGCACAGCATCCGAATGCGGATAAATTGCGTGTGACTAAAGTCAACGTGGGCGGTGAACGATTGCTGGATATCGTCTGCGGCGCGCCTAATTGCCGGCAGGGACTTAAAGTCGCGGTGGCGACTGTAGGGGCGGTTTTGCCGGGCGATTTCAAGATCAAGGCGGCTAAGTTGCGTGGTGAACCGTCTGAAGGGATGTTGTGCTCTTTCTCCGAACTGGGCATTTCCGACGATCACAGCGGGATTATCGAATTACCGTCCGATGCACCGTTAGGCACTGATATCCGCGAATACCTGAAACTCGATGACAATACCATTGAGATCAGCGTGACGCCGAACCGTGCTGATTGCCTCGGCATTTTGGGTGTCGCTCGTGACGTTGCGGTACTGAATGAACTGGTGTTGACCGCACCGGCGATTGAACCAGTGGCTGTGACTACTGCCGACCGTTTCCCGATTCAGGTGGAAGCGAGCGAAGCGTGCCCACGCTATCTGGGCCGGGTGGTTAAGGGTATCAACGTCAAGGCGGCTACGCCGCTGTGGATGCGCGAAAAACTGCGTCGCTGCGGCATTCGCTCCATCGATCCTGTAGTGGATGTGACCAACTACGTGTTGTTGGAGCTGGGACAGCCGATGCACGCGTTTGATCTCAGCCGTCTTGAAGGTGGCGTTGTGGTGCGCATGGCGAAGGAGGGGGAAACCCTGCGCCTGCTGGACGGTACTGACGCGACCCTGAGTGCCGATACGTTGGTGATTGCCGATCATCAGAAAGCACTGGCTATGGGCGGCATCTTCGGCGGCGAACATTCTGGTGTGAATGGTGAAACGCAGGATGTACTGCTGGAATGTGCTTATTTTAATCCGCTGTCGATCACCGGGCGTGCACGCCGCTACGGTTTGCACACTGATGCATCGCATCGTTATGAACGTGGCGTTGACCCGGCATTGCAGCATCAGGCGATTGAACGTGCGACCCGCCTGTTACTGGATATTTGCGGCGGTGATGCCGGCCCGGTAGTGGACGTGACCAGTGAGAAAGATTTGCCGGCCCGTGCAACAATCGCGTTACGCCGTGACAAGCTGGATCGGTTGATCGGTCATGTGATTTCCGACGATAAAGTCAGCGATATTCTTAATCGCCTGGGGTGCCAGGTAACCAAAACCGCCGATGGCTGGCAGGCGCTGGCGCCGAGCTGGCGTTTCGATATGGCTATCGAGGAAGATTTGGTGGAAGAGGTCGCCCGTGTTTACGGCTACAACAACATTCCGAATATTCCTACTCATGCGCCGCTGAAGATGACGCAACATCGCGAAGCAGACCTCACACTTAAACGTGTGAAAACGCTGCTGGTGGATCGCGGTTTTCAGGAAGCGATCACATACAGCTTCGTTGACCCTAAAATTCAGTCGCTGATTCATCCCGGTGAAGAGGCGTTGATTCTACCGAGCCCGATTTCGGTAGAAATGTCCGCTATGCGCCTGTCTCTGTGGAGTGGGTTGTTGGGGGCTGTGGTGTATAACCAGAACCGTCAACAAAGCCGTCTGCGTGTGTTTGAGAGCGGTTTACGCTTTGTTCCAGACCAGAGCGCTGACTTGGGCGTGCGTCAGGAAACCATGCTGGCAGGGGTCATCACGGGAACTCGCTACGAAGAACATTGGGATCTGGCGCGCCAGACGGTTGACTTCTATGATTTAAAAGGCGATTTGGAAGCTGTATTGGCATTGACCGGGAAACTGTCTGCGCTTGAGTTTCGGGCTGAAAGTCATTCCGCGCTGCATCCAGGACAAGCTGCGGCCATTTATCTGGCAGATGAGCGCATCGGCTATATCGGTGTGATTCACCCGGAATTGGAGCGCAAACTGGACCTGAATGGGCGTACCGTAGTGTTTGAAGTACTGTGGGACAAGGTTGCTGAGCGCGTGGTGCCTGAGGCCGCAGATATTTCTCGTTTCCCGGCGAATCGCCGTGATATTGCTGTCGTGGTGGCTGAAAGCGTACCTGCGGGCGACGTTTTGGCTGAATGCAAGAAAGTTGGCGCAAATCAGCTAGTTGGCGTAAACTTATTTGACGTGTACCGGGGCAAGGGCGTAGCTGAAGGATATAAGAGTCTGGCTATTAGTCTGGTATTGCAGGATACCGCTCGTACACTGGCAGAAGAGGAAATTGCCGCTACCGTTGCGCAATGCGTAGCAGCACTAAAACAGCGATTCCAAGCATCCTTGAGGGATTAA
- the ihfA gene encoding integration host factor subunit alpha, whose protein sequence is MALTKAEMSEYLFEKLGLSKRDAKELVELFFEEVRRALENGEQVKLSGFGNFDLRDKNQRPGRNPKTGQDIPITARRVVTFRPGQKLKSRVENASPKVS, encoded by the coding sequence ATGGCGCTTACTAAAGCTGAAATGTCTGAATACCTGTTTGAAAAGCTTGGGCTCAGCAAACGGGATGCCAAAGAGCTCGTCGAGTTGTTTTTCGAAGAAGTTCGACGCGCTCTGGAAAATGGTGAACAGGTCAAGTTGTCGGGGTTTGGCAATTTTGATTTGCGAGACAAAAACCAGCGCCCAGGGCGCAACCCAAAAACCGGCCAGGATATTCCGATTACCGCTCGCCGGGTTGTCACGTTCCGTCCAGGGCAGAAATTGAAGAGTCGGGTGGAGAACGCCTCACCCAAAGTGTCGTGA
- a CDS encoding nitrous oxide-stimulated promoter family protein, whose amino-acid sequence MSSSSGKRIHRESLTIQAMITLYERAFPAPADDADYYVRLQDYALNRLQKCYYGDSKPACKQCQIHCYQPAKREAIKAVMRWAGPRMLLYHPILAIRHLLDDRKPVPAVPQRPCARKMAEPSTPLSDDSIKEKGR is encoded by the coding sequence ATGTCCTCTTCCTCCGGCAAACGGATTCACCGGGAAAGCCTTACCATTCAGGCAATGATCACATTGTATGAACGGGCATTTCCAGCCCCTGCTGATGATGCGGATTATTATGTCAGGCTACAGGATTACGCATTGAACCGGCTGCAAAAATGCTATTACGGAGACAGCAAACCAGCCTGCAAGCAGTGCCAGATCCATTGCTATCAGCCCGCCAAGCGGGAAGCCATCAAAGCCGTTATGCGCTGGGCTGGCCCCAGAATGCTGCTGTACCATCCGATATTGGCTATCCGACACCTGCTGGATGATCGCAAACCCGTGCCTGCCGTGCCGCAACGTCCGTGCGCAAGAAAAATGGCCGAACCGTCCACTCCACTTTCAGACGATTCCATAAAAGAAAAAGGCCGCTAA
- the yddG gene encoding aromatic amino acid DMT transporter YddG gives MILITPYRATLAGLLAIILWSTSVGLIRSLTEALGALGGAAMIYTTSALCLLLVGHRPTFRSHARIYLLLGGALFVSYEICFSLSIGLAQNRMQAMELGMINYLWPCLTILFSLFINQQKSLLWLWPGLALSITGILWILKGNGDWTPAQMWQNISANPLAYSMALIAALVWALYCNISRRFGNGKSGILLFFITTAAVLWGQYLLSDAPVFAFSARTLLELLFIGGSTALAYAAWDTGIQRGNMTLLATASYFTPVLTTLMAAIWLQTTPTLAFWQGVVMVTLGSLLSWLATR, from the coding sequence ATGATACTCATAACCCCTTATCGCGCCACACTGGCCGGACTGCTGGCGATCATACTCTGGAGTACCTCGGTTGGTCTGATTCGCAGCCTGACTGAAGCACTGGGCGCGTTAGGCGGCGCTGCTATGATTTATACCACCAGCGCGCTCTGCCTGCTGCTGGTCGGACATCGTCCCACCTTTCGTTCCCATGCCAGGATTTACCTGCTGCTCGGCGGTGCTTTGTTTGTCAGCTACGAAATTTGCTTCTCGTTGTCGATTGGGCTGGCACAAAACCGAATGCAGGCGATGGAGCTGGGGATGATCAATTATCTGTGGCCCTGCCTGACTATTCTGTTCTCACTCTTTATTAACCAACAAAAAAGCCTGTTGTGGTTGTGGCCAGGCCTTGCCTTATCGATAACCGGGATTCTATGGATTCTGAAAGGCAATGGCGACTGGACGCCTGCACAGATGTGGCAAAACATCAGTGCCAATCCGCTGGCCTATAGCATGGCGCTGATCGCCGCGCTGGTCTGGGCACTTTACTGCAATATCTCACGCCGTTTCGGCAATGGAAAAAGCGGCATACTGTTGTTTTTCATCACCACTGCCGCCGTATTGTGGGGACAATATCTGCTCAGTGATGCTCCGGTTTTCGCCTTTTCGGCACGAACCCTGCTGGAGTTGTTGTTCATCGGTGGCTCAACCGCTCTGGCCTATGCCGCGTGGGATACGGGTATTCAGCGCGGTAACATGACGTTACTGGCCACAGCGTCTTACTTTACGCCAGTACTGACGACACTGATGGCCGCAATCTGGCTGCAAACTACCCCTACACTCGCTTTCTGGCAAGGTGTAGTCATGGTAACACTGGGGTCACTGTTGTCCTGGTTGGCCACACGTTAA